The genomic region TAAACGACGAGGCCATGGCTCTAAGAGCCAAAAAGCTTGAAAGCTATGAATCAAATTTTCAATCATACCGAGAAGGTGCCGCCGGAGCAAATGGGGGTAAATCAGGAGGAGGTTGTGGATGCAACTAAGAAAAATAATATTACTCGCTACAATTTTAGCCGGGTCCTATACCCTAATGGCTCAAACTGATAAAAACAGCATTGATGACAAACAAAATGAGAGTCAGAAAAAAGTCAAAAAATCCAAAACAAAACTCAAGGATGCTGAAGCCAATTTCCTGTTAAACTATTATGAGCAGGATGGCGATCATTCACCCGTTACCGGTGGACGTGGCACAGAGAAACTTGAGAATGTAGCCCCAACTTTTGTGGTGCATGTTCCTTTAGA from Ancylomarina subtilis harbors:
- a CDS encoding DUF4266 domain-containing protein codes for the protein MRDKNKTKLLLASLGLLFGLNSCVSVAAYQKAYLNDEAMALRAKKLESYESNFQSYREGAAGANGGKSGGGCGCN